The Candidatus Omnitrophota bacterium genome has a window encoding:
- a CDS encoding nucleotidyltransferase family protein, with amino-acid sequence MNERKIPSEHKLILLCTRLKINEPNRNEILGLLNGPLNWNRIREFSVRQEILPFLYYNLNRLNLQDSIPQEMFAIMKNYHYSNLVRNSMLEKEAALILKSANSAGITIMPFKGFSLIQTIYQSNPELRIMVDVDILVKETEFPKIKNILTQTGYIENTDTIGNKIAFENVFSKKLSASFSSIIEIHTELSPARPYPLKLPQLWERTREININSQKISLLSAEDTFLSLALHLRRHLRRLTLKFIVDISELLSASGENLDWKYIKKSAQDSHMITTVYLSLYITKELLDMPVAGKILNEFRPNIIKNALISLSINKHNFFTFKKWQATFLRFLLFDRLLDFFLYLWRVSFVERFIGRRARKKTKTNAIPRIPIRNIVETRK; translated from the coding sequence ATGAACGAAAGGAAAATACCCAGTGAACATAAATTAATCTTGCTTTGTACAAGATTAAAGATAAACGAACCTAACCGGAATGAAATCTTGGGCCTTCTAAATGGGCCGCTTAACTGGAATAGAATAAGAGAATTCTCCGTCCGGCAAGAAATCCTGCCTTTTCTGTATTATAACTTAAACAGGCTGAATCTTCAAGATTCCATCCCTCAGGAGATGTTCGCAATAATGAAAAACTACCATTATTCTAACCTTGTTAGAAACTCAATGTTAGAAAAAGAGGCTGCGCTTATTCTGAAATCGGCCAATTCCGCGGGCATAACCATTATGCCTTTCAAAGGCTTTAGCTTAATACAAACAATATACCAGAGCAATCCTGAGCTAAGGATAATGGTTGATGTCGATATACTTGTAAAAGAAACTGAATTTCCGAAAATAAAAAATATTCTTACCCAAACAGGCTATATAGAAAATACGGATACTATTGGCAATAAAATCGCTTTCGAAAACGTCTTCTCAAAAAAGCTTTCCGCGAGTTTTTCGTCAATTATAGAGATCCACACCGAGCTTTCTCCTGCCCGCCCTTACCCGCTCAAACTCCCGCAACTTTGGGAAAGAACCCGGGAAATAAACATTAATAGCCAGAAAATATCGCTTTTATCCGCGGAAGACACATTTTTATCCTTAGCCCTGCATTTACGCAGGCATCTGCGGAGGCTAACTTTAAAATTTATAGTCGATATTTCTGAATTGTTAAGCGCGAGCGGCGAAAACCTTGATTGGAAATATATAAAGAAATCGGCCCAAGATAGCCATATGATAACAACCGTTTATCTTTCTCTTTATATCACGAAAGAACTGCTGGATATGCCTGTTGCCGGCAAAATCTTAAATGAATTCCGGCCAAATATCATTAAAAACGCCCTGATAAGTTTATCGATAAACAAACATAATTTTTTTACTTTTAAAAAATGGCAAGCCACGTTTTTGCGGTTTTTACTTTTTGACCGCCTTTTAGACTTCTTCCTTTATCTCTGGCGGGTATCTTTTGTCGAAAGATTTATCGGCAGACGGGCCCGCAAAAAGACTAAAACAAACGCTATACCGAGAATACCGATAAGAAA